A window of the Sabethes cyaneus chromosome 1, idSabCyanKW18_F2, whole genome shotgun sequence genome harbors these coding sequences:
- the LOC128745808 gene encoding uncharacterized protein LOC128745808, giving the protein MAVEELYIAAISDEDESSEEVWYETVLINDEKVKLKLDSGAACNVLPWNIYRKLGGVLKQSKTKKLVSYSNHKLNVKGEAELPVTVRGRKESATFKIVDGEVMPILGRKTSVRFKLIARVDDVNMEDSLFSGLGCVKGFIYDIDLVENPTFRNEPPRRIPHSLRAAVKQELDSMLKMGVIEPIIEPTPVLNAMVIVRQKVPTSEATLKPQVINNVTETLGERRLQQKMYADRGTIRPPEYHEDQMVLVQDTKSRTWKEGKIDERLEQPRSYIVHLSDGGVVRRNARDIRPRKTSVKTIGHQHREESPCRLQPTVYPDDIEATLDSQPPEEDQSLSDTSNPPLASPLRTRSGRVIRMNQDSCYEYY; this is encoded by the exons aTGGCGGTCGAAGAGCTGTATATTGCTGCCATTAGTGACGAAGATGAATCCAGTGAAGAAGTGTGGTACGAAACTGTGTTGAttaatgacgaaaaagtgaaactGAAGCTAGACAGTGGAGCGGCTTGCAACGTACTGCCGTGGAATATATATCGCAAGCTTGGGGGAGTACTGAAGCAATCGAAGACAAAGAAGTTAGTGTCGTACAGTAACCACAAGTTGAACGTAAAAGGCGAAGCAGAACTACCGGTTACTGTGAGAGGCCGAAAagaaagtgcaaccttcaaaataGTTGATGGGGAAGTGATGCCAATTTTGGGCAGAAAGACAAGCGTCAGATTTAAATTGATAGCACGCGTGGATGATGTGAACATGGAAGATTCATTATTCAGCGGCCTCGGTTGTGTAAAAGGATTTATTTACGATATTGATCTGGTAGAAAACCCTACCTTTCGAAATGAACCGCCCAGAAGGATACCTCACTCACTCCGCGCAGCAGTTAAGCAAGAATTGGATTCAATGCTAAAAATGGGGGTCATTGAACCGATCATAGAACCAACACCAGTCCTCAATGCAATGGTGATAGTGAGGCAAAAAG TTCCAACATCCGAAGCCACTCTAAAACCGCAGGTGATAAACAACGTTACGGAAACGTTGGGTGAACGACGACTACAGCAAAAGATGTACGCAGACAGAGGAACAATTAGACCGCCAGAATACCATGAAGACCAAATGGTCCTAGTACAGGATACTAAATCGCGCACTTGGAAGGAAGGGAAGATAGATGAAAGGCTGGAGCAACCAAGATCATACATTGTACATCTATCAGATGGAGGTGTGGTTCGCAGGAATGCCAGGGATATCAGACCCAGGAAAACATCAGTCAAAACCATCGGTCATCAGCATCGCGAGGAATCACCGTGTCGACTGCAGCCTACAGTGTACCCAGATGACATCGAAGCAACACTAGACTCCCAACCTCCAGAAGAAGATCAATCGTTGAGTGATACCAGTAACCCACCCTTGGCAAGTCCTTTACGCACCAGGAGTGGACGAGTAATCCGTATGAATCAGGATAGCTGCTATGAATACTATTGA